One window of Saccharopolyspora phatthalungensis genomic DNA carries:
- a CDS encoding cytotoxic translational repressor of toxin-antitoxin stability system — MTWPLATRKDHDTFCRVEQWREVRNAHGRTGTHHVTYELGLPDGRILRTRISHPVDRTDYGPGMWKHILRDQLEVDEKEFWACVGDGVKPDRGIPEQRPEALPADLVHLLLSRVGLDEAEVAGMTKDAAIARVQRYWTEGC, encoded by the coding sequence GTGACGTGGCCGCTGGCAACGCGCAAAGACCACGACACCTTCTGCCGAGTCGAGCAATGGCGCGAGGTGCGCAACGCGCATGGGCGTACCGGTACCCATCACGTCACCTACGAACTCGGTCTGCCGGATGGGCGAATACTCCGAACGCGGATCTCGCACCCGGTGGATCGGACCGACTATGGACCGGGGATGTGGAAGCACATCCTCCGTGATCAGCTCGAGGTGGACGAGAAAGAGTTCTGGGCCTGCGTAGGCGATGGAGTCAAGCCGGATCGCGGCATTCCCGAGCAGCGGCCGGAGGCTTTGCCCGCCGATCTCGTGCACCTGCTGCTTTCCCGTGTTGGCCTTGATGAGGCGGAGGTCGCGGGTATGACGAAGGATGCCGCGATAGCCCGGGTGCAGCGGTACTGGACCGAAGGCTGCTGA
- a CDS encoding prevent-host-death protein, protein MSALHYGSYTEARAHLKDLLDAAERGRVATVRRDSALTAVVDVERLRHFLASLVISRAQVVPEAGGWSVFIPGLPVAADGATFDEAIAEMIDALREYADDWQDRLLDAPNHREHWGLVQLVSLSNDEQLRDWLIGATR, encoded by the coding sequence ATGTCCGCACTGCACTACGGCAGCTACACCGAGGCGCGAGCACATCTGAAAGATTTGCTGGACGCTGCCGAACGCGGGCGTGTCGCCACGGTCCGCCGTGACTCGGCACTGACGGCTGTCGTCGATGTAGAACGCCTGCGTCATTTCCTCGCGTCGCTCGTGATCTCGCGCGCGCAGGTGGTTCCGGAAGCCGGAGGGTGGTCAGTGTTCATCCCCGGGCTCCCGGTGGCGGCCGACGGGGCGACGTTCGACGAAGCCATCGCCGAGATGATCGATGCCTTGCGGGAGTACGCGGACGATTGGCAGGACCGTTTGCTCGATGCGCCGAATCATCGGGAACATTGGGGCTTGGTCCAACTGGTGAGCCTGAGCAATGACGAGCAGTTGCGCGACTGGCTTATCGGGGCAACGCGGTGA
- a CDS encoding NAD(P)/FAD-dependent oxidoreductase: MAGKSDPTRILILGGGYVGMYTALQLQKKLGRQEASVTVVDPQPHMTYQPFLPEAAAGSVEPRHVVAPLRRVLKRCHVVTAAVTEIKHDEKVVTVENPQTGSENLAYDVLVVALGSVSRLLPIPGLAEEGISLKTVGEATYLRNHVLGKMDAAANTDDPELRNRLLTFTFVGGGFAGVEALAELEDMARYATRYYNNIKPDDMSWALVEAAGRVMPEVSEKMGVYVVKALEERGIKVYLNTFLKSVEGGHAVLSDGTEFDTDTLVWNAGVKANPVLKNSDLPLDERGRVRASAHLQVEGLPGVWAAGDCAAVPDLSKTEENPGATCAPSAQHAVRQANQLAKNLLASLRGKQTKEYRHAYAGSVAGMGLYKGVADVYGFKAKGFIAWFMHRSYHVSRMPTFNRKMRIIIDWTLAFLFKREVVSMGQIQNPRAAFERAAAS; the protein is encoded by the coding sequence ATGGCTGGTAAATCCGATCCCACGCGGATTCTCATCCTCGGCGGCGGTTACGTCGGCATGTACACGGCACTTCAGCTGCAGAAGAAGCTGGGGCGTCAGGAAGCCTCCGTGACGGTCGTCGATCCTCAGCCGCACATGACCTACCAGCCCTTCCTACCGGAAGCGGCAGCGGGTTCGGTCGAACCCCGCCATGTGGTAGCGCCACTGCGACGAGTGTTGAAGCGGTGCCATGTGGTCACCGCCGCTGTCACCGAGATCAAGCACGACGAAAAGGTCGTGACGGTCGAGAACCCGCAGACCGGTTCCGAGAACCTCGCCTACGACGTGCTCGTCGTGGCGCTCGGCTCGGTCTCGCGACTGCTGCCGATCCCCGGCCTCGCCGAGGAGGGCATCTCCCTGAAGACCGTTGGTGAGGCCACCTACCTGCGCAATCACGTGCTGGGCAAGATGGACGCCGCAGCCAACACCGACGATCCGGAACTGCGCAACCGGCTGCTGACCTTCACCTTCGTCGGCGGCGGCTTCGCGGGCGTCGAAGCGCTGGCCGAGCTGGAGGACATGGCCCGCTACGCGACGCGCTACTACAACAACATCAAGCCCGACGACATGTCCTGGGCGCTGGTCGAGGCCGCCGGCCGGGTGATGCCCGAGGTCAGCGAGAAGATGGGCGTCTACGTCGTCAAGGCCCTCGAAGAGCGCGGCATCAAGGTCTACCTGAACACCTTCCTGAAGTCCGTCGAGGGCGGGCACGCGGTGCTCTCGGACGGCACCGAGTTCGACACCGACACGCTGGTGTGGAACGCGGGTGTGAAGGCCAACCCGGTGCTGAAGAACAGCGACCTGCCGCTGGACGAGCGCGGCCGGGTGCGGGCGTCCGCGCACCTGCAGGTCGAGGGTCTGCCCGGGGTGTGGGCGGCCGGTGACTGCGCCGCGGTCCCGGACCTGTCCAAGACCGAGGAGAACCCCGGCGCCACCTGCGCGCCCTCCGCTCAGCACGCGGTGCGGCAGGCCAACCAGCTGGCCAAGAACCTGCTGGCCTCGCTGCGCGGCAAGCAGACCAAGGAATACCGGCACGCCTACGCCGGTTCGGTGGCCGGCATGGGGCTGTACAAGGGCGTCGCCGACGTCTACGGCTTCAAGGCCAAGGGCTTCATCGCCTGGTTCATGCACCGCTCGTACCACGTGAGCCGGATGCCCACGTTCAACCGCAAGATGCGGATCATCATCGACTGGACGCTGGCGTTCCTGTTCAAGCGCGAAGTGGTGTCGATGGGGCAGATCCAGAACCCGCGGGCCGCCTTCGAGCGGGCCGCCGCGAGCTGA
- a CDS encoding HigA family addiction module antitoxin, which yields MSDEFVMPPVHPGEVLAEEYLEPLGVTQHRLAVAIGVPPRRINEIVHGKRGISADTALRLARFFGTSERFWLNLQSRYDLEREKDVLADTLDRIQPLSA from the coding sequence ATGTCTGACGAGTTCGTCATGCCTCCGGTTCATCCCGGAGAGGTCCTGGCCGAGGAGTACCTGGAGCCGCTCGGCGTCACTCAGCACCGGCTGGCAGTCGCGATCGGCGTTCCGCCACGCCGCATCAACGAGATCGTGCACGGCAAGCGTGGGATCTCGGCTGACACCGCGCTGCGGCTCGCACGCTTCTTCGGTACATCGGAGAGGTTTTGGCTGAATCTTCAGTCCCGCTACGACCTGGAGCGGGAGAAAGACGTCCTCGCTGACACGTTGGACCGGATCCAGCCGTTGTCGGCCTGA
- a CDS encoding type II toxin-antitoxin system RelE/ParE family toxin: protein MPFVVLDAAETMEDLRVPPGNRLEKPNGDRAGQYSIRINQQWRICFQWTTAGPENVEIVDYH from the coding sequence GTGCCGTTCGTTGTCTTGGATGCGGCGGAGACCATGGAGGACCTGCGGGTTCCCCCTGGTAACCGGTTGGAGAAGCCGAATGGTGATCGAGCCGGCCAGTACAGCATTCGGATCAACCAGCAGTGGCGCATCTGCTTCCAGTGGACGACCGCTGGTCCGGAGAACGTCGAGATCGTGGACTATCACTGA
- a CDS encoding DinB family protein: protein MTGSDQKADLHRYLQAAREALLWKLDGLGERDVRRPLTPTGTNLLGLVKHVASVELGYFGETFGRPSSEQLPWLAEDAEPNADMWATADESRDQIVGLYRSVWAHSDATINELALDAVGRVPWWPSDRGEVTLHRVLVHMIAETERHGGHADIVRELIDGAVGLRDGNENMAPGDEAWWEDYRNRLERVAQQAAQR from the coding sequence ATGACCGGATCTGATCAGAAGGCGGACCTCCATCGTTACCTCCAGGCCGCCCGTGAGGCCCTGTTGTGGAAGCTCGACGGGCTCGGTGAGCGCGACGTCCGCCGTCCGCTGACACCGACGGGAACCAACCTGTTGGGGCTGGTCAAACACGTCGCCAGCGTGGAGCTCGGGTATTTCGGTGAAACGTTCGGGCGCCCGTCCTCCGAACAGCTCCCCTGGCTTGCCGAGGACGCCGAACCCAACGCGGACATGTGGGCGACCGCGGATGAATCCCGCGACCAGATCGTCGGGCTGTACCGCAGCGTATGGGCGCATTCGGACGCGACGATCAACGAGCTTGCGTTGGACGCGGTTGGGCGAGTTCCGTGGTGGCCGAGCGACCGGGGTGAGGTGACGCTGCACCGGGTATTGGTGCACATGATCGCCGAGACTGAGCGGCACGGCGGTCATGCCGACATCGTCCGGGAACTCATCGACGGGGCCGTCGGGCTTCGAGACGGCAACGAAAACATGGCGCCGGGCGACGAGGCGTGGTGGGAGGACTACCGAAACCGGCTGGAGCGGGTGGCGCAGCAAGCAGCCCAGCGCTGA
- a CDS encoding type II toxin-antitoxin system VapC family toxin: protein MAGRSIAAGGALVLDSEGLSKLASGDARARAYLETARARRARVVVSAITLTEVLRGGRRDASVHRVLSRISVLPVTSDVARAAGELLGATGLSGHRCAIDAVVAATALGLVRPVVLLTSDPDDLNRLVEEVDRPKDQRVVVVHG, encoded by the coding sequence ATGGCCGGACGCTCAATAGCGGCGGGCGGCGCACTTGTCCTTGACAGCGAAGGCTTGTCGAAGCTTGCGAGCGGCGATGCACGCGCACGTGCGTACCTGGAAACCGCGCGTGCTCGCCGTGCCAGAGTCGTGGTCAGCGCCATCACGCTTACTGAGGTGCTCCGTGGCGGTCGGCGCGATGCCTCCGTGCATCGCGTGCTGTCGCGGATTTCGGTTCTGCCGGTAACTTCGGACGTTGCACGAGCTGCGGGCGAGCTGCTCGGCGCCACCGGATTGTCCGGGCATCGCTGTGCCATCGATGCTGTGGTGGCGGCTACCGCGCTTGGCCTCGTCCGTCCGGTGGTGCTCCTTACCAGCGATCCTGATGATCTGAACCGGCTCGTCGAGGAAGTCGATCGGCCCAAGGATCAGCGGGTGGTCGTCGTCCACGGGTGA